The genomic window ACAATCTAAGTTTCAATTAAACGTTTGATTAATAGACTTTTTTGAAATTTAATTAAACGTTTGATTAACAAAAACTTGCATAAGAATGCCAAAATTCTCTGCATTTCAAATAATTTTCCCACAGATAATTTTATTAAATACCCTATATTTTAAGTCTTATTTTCTCAGTAAGCTCAGGAAAATCAATAAAGGGGTTACGGCTTCCTTGAATTCGATATATAGCTCAATTTCGATGTTTTTCATATCAGCTAATGATTCACTTACATCATTCTTAAAAGATTGCTCCAATTCATTAAAGCTGTCTATTTATATATTTTCGGATTGATTTTCTCCTTCCATTCCAATCCGCTCCTTATTAGCTGCCTTTATCTGTTTATACCATATTACTAAAAAAAATGTCACCTGGCAGATGGAATGTTGACGACAAGGTCTCTAGATAGCGGGTGTTTAATGAGTTTTTTTACTATAACATATTACAATTCAATCAGTTATTAACTAAACGTTTGTTTAAATAGCTAATTTTGAATTTAATTAAACGTTTGATTAATGAGTTAAGCTTACAGCCTCAAGGGATTAGGACTTAATCAAAACGTGTGTTCAATAGACTTTTTCGTAATTTAATTAAACGTTTGATTAAAAATGTATTGCTTAAATTCGAGCAAATAATAAATTTCCGAATAACTTATTTGGTGCTTTTATGGGAAAAGTCATATTTTATGGCGGTTCATTAAAAACACGTGCTTTGGACCCTTATAGTTAGTATTTTTCATAGAAAGCACTGAAATCTTTGCCATGAAGCCAATGTTTTTTATATATTACAAAAACAAGTATTCATAAATGATAAGTCAATCGGCAATCAAACTATTTATAATTCAATCAAACGTTTAATTAATTGATTTTTCCAATAGTGCCAAGGGATACGCGATTTAATTAAACGTTTGTTTAAATATCATTTTTCAAAATTCAATCAAACGTTTGATTAATAAAAATCATAGGCATTTCCTGTCTTTAGAATAATATTAAGCAGTCATTTGTTAAAAATATGCTTAAGCGAATGATATAATAGTTAGAAAACTATAAAACTGGCGCGACTTTAAAAGAGGTGTCTGCTTGAATATTCATATGCTTGCAAAGGATCAATTAGAGGAACAGGGAATTCGCTGGATCATTGAATCGCATTTAACTGGGGTCAAGCTGAGTCAAACAGTTTCACTGGAGGGGCTTTTTCAGTCTGTACAGAAACAGCGGCCAGATCTTGTCATTTTTGATATGGACAGGTGGGGTCAGGAGAGTGAGCGATTTTTAGAATTACTCCAAAAGTATAAAATTCGCTGGCTTGGGATTTCTTCCGAAAGAATATTTCAAACTGCATATCGAGCCCTTCGTTTACGTGCGGAGGATGTATTATTTAGGCCATTTTCAGCGGACGAACTTGTTAAACATATCCAGCAAATCCGCTATCAAACCCGAAACGAACTGCCTTCTTCATATAGCCAAAAGGTATTAAAAACCGATATTAATGCAATTGATTATCCTGATCTTTTTCTGACGGATCAACAGTATGACTACCCAATTACGATGGTCGCGTTTTTAACGCCTAATTCAGATATGCTTCACCATGTTTTTGAGGCATTACAGCGATCCCCTTTTCCGGATAAATATAAATTGTTTGCTTTATCGGATTTTATTTTATGTGTACAGGAGCCAGAAAAGATGGAGACATTGCAGGAGATGTATCATTCTTTTCTTACTAGGTGGAAAGAACGGATGGACGAGCCTCTAGCCATTGTTATCAATAATATTGGCTCCTCAACCGATTCTTTAAAGCAAAAATACCAACAAATTCAACAATTAGCAAAAAGAATATTTTTTGAAGGCTATGATATCATCTTGGCTGGAAAGGATCAAATGCTCTCTCGAGAAATGGATCCTTTCCTAACGCCACTTGAGCAGCGTCAATGGATCGAAATGCTAGAAAAACAAAATATACAGGCAATCAGAGAATGGGTGGAACATGAGTTTTTAACGTATGAGCAGCCATACCCGGATCCTGAAATGGTGCGGATTCGTCTAACTAGTGTACTT from Bacillus sp. DTU_2020_1000418_1_SI_GHA_SEK_038 includes these protein-coding regions:
- a CDS encoding helix-turn-helix domain-containing protein, coding for MNIHMLAKDQLEEQGIRWIIESHLTGVKLSQTVSLEGLFQSVQKQRPDLVIFDMDRWGQESERFLELLQKYKIRWLGISSERIFQTAYRALRLRAEDVLFRPFSADELVKHIQQIRYQTRNELPSSYSQKVLKTDINAIDYPDLFLTDQQYDYPITMVAFLTPNSDMLHHVFEALQRSPFPDKYKLFALSDFILCVQEPEKMETLQEMYHSFLTRWKERMDEPLAIVINNIGSSTDSLKQKYQQIQQLAKRIFFEGYDIILAGKDQMLSREMDPFLTPLEQRQWIEMLEKQNIQAIREWVEHEFLTYEQPYPDPEMVRIRLTSVLAQIRRHMKSYNLQSEPLEARYHEVFQQIIHKPVIYQIVQELLAFTVRLLDQVKAQQLQEGPRSLVEKAREFIESNYWDAGWNLAACADALRINKSTLSRRFAAESGISFRDLLHQVRIREAKRLLHETDLSLEEVAKLTGYAHQTYFNAKFKQLEGCTPSAYRSGYSH